From Cryptosporangium aurantiacum:
GCTACCGCTACGCCGGTACCGGCCTCGTCCGGTGCTACGGGCAGACCCTGGCCGTGCTCGACCGGCCGGGGAAGGCCGAGTTGGTCTTCCTGGGTTCGCCCGAGCCGCTCATCAACGACCGGCTCGCCGAGCGTGGGAACGCGGCGCTCTCGCTCGGCCTGCTCAGCGCCCAGCGGGACGTCGTCTGGCTGCACCGCACGACGCCGGAGCCGATCGCCGAGGACGAGGCCCGCTCGCTGGGCGACCTGCTGCCGACCTGGGTGCCCGCCACGGTCGGGATGCTGGCGGCGGCCGGGCTGCTGGCGGCGTTCTGGCGCGGTCGCCGGCTGAGCGCGCCGGTGGCCGAGCCGCTGCCGGTCATCGTCCGCTCGACCGAGACCGTGGAGGGCCGGGCCCGCCTCTACCAGCGCGCCCACGCCCGCCCGGAGGCCACCGAGGCGCTCCGCGGTGCCGCCCTGTCCCGGCTGTTGCCGCTGCTCGGACTGGGCTCGCGCCCCGAGCCGCGCGAGGTCTGCGACGCGGCGGCCGAACGTTCCGGCTGGCCGGCCGCGACGGTCGGGAAGCACTTGTACGGGCCGCCGCCGACCGACGACCGCGGTCTGGTGGTCCTCGCCGACGCGCTCGACGCTCTGCTGGCCGCTGTGGTGTCCCCGGCGGGCCCTCCGGCGCCGGCTGACCCAGCTGCACCGAACGACCCTGCTGCCTCCGTCGAGGCCAGCCCTGATGAAGGACGTCCGTCGTGACCGAGTACCCCGTCGACCTCCTCCGCTCCGCTCCTCGCGCGCTAGCGCGCGCTGCGATGCTCCCACTTTCGCGGATCAACTCAGTGGAGGCCGCCTCATGACCGATGCGCCCACACAAACCCCCGTCCCGCTCAGCGATGCCGCGCCGGACGCCGAGGCGGCCAGGGCCGCGCTCGGGCGGCTCCGCACCGAGGTGGGCAAGGTCGTCATCGGCCAGGACGCGGTGCTCACCAGCCTGGTGATCGCGCTGCTCTGCCAGGGGCACGTCCTGCTCGAGGGTGTGCCGGGTACGGCCAAGACACTGCTGATCCGGACGCTGGCCGCCGCGCTGTCGCTGGACGCCAAGCGCGTCCAGTTCACTCCGGACCTGATGCCCGGTGACGTCACCGGGTCGCTGGTCTACGACGCCCGCACCGCCGAGTTCGAGTTCCGCGAGGGCCCGGTCTTCACGAACCTGCTGCTCGCCGACGAGATCAACCGGACGCCGCCGAAGACGCAGGCCTCGCTGCTGGAGTCGATGGAGGAGCGGCAGGTCACTGTCGAGGGCACGCCGCGCCGGCTGCCTGACCCGTTCGTGGTGGCCGCCACCCAGAACCCGCTGGAGTTCGAGGGCACCTACCCGCTGCCGGAGGCGCAGCTCGACCGGTTCCTGCTCAAGGTCGACGTGCCGCTGCCGAGCCGAGAGGCCGAGTTGCGGGTGCTGGCCGCCCACCATCACGGCTTCGACCCGCGCGACCTGTCGGGGGTCCAGCCGGTGGCCACCGCAGCCGATCTCGCCACCGCCCGAAAGGCGGCCCGCGGCGTCCAGGTCGCCGACCCGGTGATGGCGTACGTCGTCGACGTCTGCCGGGCGACCCGCACGTCCCCGTCGCT
This genomic window contains:
- a CDS encoding DUF4350 domain-containing protein, whose translation is MITTAQPVVSARSPWRFRVGLTAVLAALIALAVWALISTAPSRERSSLDPEGAHPLGTRALAVLLGNHGHPVTRVTTVDEAMARADSGNVTVVVPFPYNLAAQSLRRLADLPDTVRVVFVQPDGFTLDDLEVGVEVRSVAIIDTVDPGCSLPEARSAGDAEMGGYRYAGTGLVRCYGQTLAVLDRPGKAELVFLGSPEPLINDRLAERGNAALSLGLLSAQRDVVWLHRTTPEPIAEDEARSLGDLLPTWVPATVGMLAAAGLLAAFWRGRRLSAPVAEPLPVIVRSTETVEGRARLYQRAHARPEATEALRGAALSRLLPLLGLGSRPEPREVCDAAAERSGWPAATVGKHLYGPPPTDDRGLVVLADALDALLAAVVSPAGPPAPADPAAPNDPAASVEASPDEGRPS
- a CDS encoding AAA family ATPase → MTDAPTQTPVPLSDAAPDAEAARAALGRLRTEVGKVVIGQDAVLTSLVIALLCQGHVLLEGVPGTAKTLLIRTLAAALSLDAKRVQFTPDLMPGDVTGSLVYDARTAEFEFREGPVFTNLLLADEINRTPPKTQASLLESMEERQVTVEGTPRRLPDPFVVAATQNPLEFEGTYPLPEAQLDRFLLKVDVPLPSREAELRVLAAHHHGFDPRDLSGVQPVATAADLATARKAARGVQVADPVMAYVVDVCRATRTSPSLAAGASPRGSTALLATAKAWAWLSGRDYITPDDVKALARPTLRHRIVLRPEAELDGATPDGILDSVLATVPTPR